The following coding sequences are from one Psychrobacter sp. AH5 window:
- a CDS encoding HlyD family efflux transporter periplasmic adaptor subunit, which produces MRRLFYRKNSILLISALLLVACQPPSDNSQSAIAKTKSADEKADADLSFVIEGDTITLTSDSILNIKSSRYQPSLGLKGQIKPLQQSRFVSAKDVTVEKVLVQQGQWVEKGTPLFILQHQPSSADKAPSDKQTKAIANQQAAELKTTNSLSTVDQSNTKTNNEYKSVESPKAQLSTTDPKPVKTDNDKVSGNANTNAEASTEVKQNSLNSNENNKINLAKDTAPSTRLEPTTQAPTSQAKMATVIVRASFSGRVKQLAISDGERVRADNLLLSLADDSHLKFVATLPIEAEPQLSVGQSVNFTTENSDHKYTGQVSKLSAASNPNELQVHVQVLKNDVSRENQLQPNLMVTGRVDYGQIAVGTVVPKNAIHDADLTALQNPPYQPLALLSANVWIIKQDQRLTRQPVEVIEYDPITEQYLIAGINNDSLICLADLPIESAGKKVVIS; this is translated from the coding sequence ATGAGACGTCTTTTTTATAGAAAAAATAGCATTTTATTAATCAGCGCTTTATTACTAGTGGCTTGTCAACCGCCTAGTGATAATAGTCAATCGGCTATAGCAAAGACTAAATCTGCTGACGAAAAAGCTGATGCTGACTTATCATTTGTCATAGAGGGCGATACTATCACCTTAACATCCGATAGTATTTTGAATATCAAATCTTCACGCTATCAGCCCAGTCTTGGTCTAAAAGGTCAGATAAAGCCGCTTCAACAGTCGCGTTTTGTAAGCGCAAAAGATGTTACTGTAGAAAAAGTACTGGTGCAACAAGGCCAATGGGTAGAAAAAGGGACGCCGTTATTTATTTTACAACATCAGCCTAGCTCTGCCGATAAAGCCCCTAGTGATAAGCAAACAAAAGCTATCGCAAACCAGCAAGCGGCTGAGCTAAAGACTACTAATAGCTTATCTACAGTAGATCAGTCCAATACTAAAACTAATAATGAATACAAATCCGTAGAGAGTCCTAAAGCGCAGCTGTCAACTACTGACCCTAAACCAGTAAAAACTGATAACGATAAGGTTAGTGGCAATGCTAACACCAACGCTGAGGCTAGTACTGAGGTCAAACAAAATAGTTTAAACAGTAATGAGAATAATAAAATCAATTTAGCAAAAGACACCGCTCCATCAACTCGCTTAGAGCCTACAACGCAAGCGCCGACCTCCCAAGCAAAAATGGCTACTGTTATTGTTCGTGCCAGCTTTTCAGGCCGAGTAAAGCAATTAGCTATTAGCGATGGTGAACGAGTTCGAGCAGATAATCTACTGTTGTCTTTAGCGGATGACAGCCATTTAAAGTTTGTAGCTACGTTGCCTATTGAGGCTGAACCGCAGCTTTCTGTAGGCCAAAGCGTCAACTTTACAACTGAGAATAGTGATCATAAATATACCGGACAAGTTAGCAAACTAAGCGCTGCTAGTAATCCCAATGAATTACAGGTTCATGTGCAAGTTCTCAAAAACGATGTCAGTCGCGAAAACCAGCTGCAACCCAACCTAATGGTCACTGGCCGTGTTGATTATGGACAAATAGCGGTGGGTACTGTGGTTCCCAAAAATGCAATTCACGATGCGGATCTAACCGCGCTACAAAACCCACCTTACCAGCCTTTAGCACTGCTTAGCGCCAATGTTTGGATTATCAAACAAGACCAGCGTTTGACTCGTCAACCCGTCGAGGTCATCGAGTACGACCCAATCACTGAACAGTATCTGATTGCTGGAATTAACAACGACAGTCTTATTTGCTTGGCGGATTTACCTATCGAATCTGCTGGCAAAAAAGTGGTAATCTCTTAA
- the pilG gene encoding twitching motility response regulator PilG, producing MESNFEGLTVMVIDDSKTMRRTAETLLKKAGCEVITAIDGFDALAKIVDNNPDIIFVDIMMPRLDGYQTCALIKNNPNYADKPVIMLSSKDGLFDKARGRIVGSDEYLTKPFSKDELFEAINRYR from the coding sequence ATGGAAAGTAATTTTGAAGGGCTAACTGTCATGGTGATTGATGATTCAAAAACCATGCGCCGCACTGCAGAAACCTTATTAAAAAAAGCAGGTTGTGAAGTAATTACCGCTATTGATGGTTTTGATGCGCTAGCAAAAATTGTGGATAACAATCCAGATATTATCTTTGTCGATATTATGATGCCGCGTTTAGATGGCTATCAAACTTGCGCTCTGATAAAAAATAATCCTAATTATGCCGATAAACCCGTTATTATGCTGTCATCAAAAGATGGTCTATTTGATAAGGCTCGAGGACGTATCGTCGGTTCTGATGAATATCTAACGAAGCCTTTTAGCAAAGATGAGCTTTTTGAAGCTATCAATCGTTATCGTTAA
- a CDS encoding response regulator yields the protein MTTVLVIDDSPSEMAKFRDILAKNNFQILEAANGIEGYQMATKHIPDLILMDVVMPEMNGFQATRKITRDSTTKHIPVVIISTKSQETDRVWGKRQGATEYLTKPVDELELMRIIRKVME from the coding sequence ATGACAACTGTTTTGGTCATTGATGACTCGCCGTCTGAGATGGCAAAATTTCGCGATATATTGGCTAAAAACAATTTTCAAATCCTAGAGGCTGCTAATGGCATTGAAGGCTATCAGATGGCCACTAAGCATATCCCAGATTTGATTTTGATGGATGTAGTCATGCCTGAAATGAACGGCTTTCAAGCGACTCGCAAAATTACTCGCGATAGTACTACTAAGCATATTCCAGTAGTGATCATTAGTACCAAAAGTCAAGAGACAGATCGGGTATGGGGCAAGCGTCAAGGGGCTACTGAGTATCTGACCAAGCCTGTTGATGAGCTTGAGCTGATGCGTATTATTCGTAAAGTTATGGAGTAG
- a CDS encoding chemotaxis protein CheW — protein MASRGFIELLRLADLANARRSGRQGSKDYDWRGIVFEISGQRMVAPLGEVAEILTIPEYTSMPLVQPWLLGIANVRGRLLPLTDLAKFLHIRSSSTQDSTRKVLVIDHHTIFSGLVVDKVFGIEQFTKDQYRAEALPSDSAFAPYNHGKFSKDNEDWFVFMPSLLAQDKRYIDAAI, from the coding sequence GTGGCTTCTAGAGGGTTTATTGAGCTATTACGTTTAGCCGATTTGGCGAATGCGCGTCGTAGTGGTCGTCAAGGGTCAAAAGATTATGACTGGCGCGGCATAGTGTTTGAGATTAGCGGACAACGTATGGTTGCGCCTCTAGGAGAGGTAGCTGAAATACTCACTATACCAGAATATACCAGTATGCCCTTAGTTCAGCCTTGGTTACTCGGTATTGCCAATGTACGCGGACGACTTTTACCACTGACCGACTTGGCAAAGTTTTTACATATTCGTAGCTCATCCACCCAAGATAGTACCCGTAAAGTGTTGGTTATTGACCATCACACCATATTTTCTGGCCTTGTGGTAGATAAAGTGTTTGGCATTGAGCAATTTACCAAAGACCAATATCGCGCAGAAGCGCTCCCTAGCGATTCAGCGTTCGCGCCTTATAACCATGGTAAATTCTCTAAAGATAATGAGGATTGGTTTGTGTTTATGCCAAGTTTATTAGCGCAAGATAAACGCTATATAGATGCTGCAATATAA
- a CDS encoding Hpt domain-containing protein, with protein sequence MKNQPNDIEILRLLSPLSKEQLSKFSKGWQSGSETTIEPIIELYKTISLCLTEADYLPHYVATESLQSQHYKKLLVGWRQQVQQLLEHNSNQPAILSALKKSCHYLWQAIDLSQDNQADKQQRLWYLAELWLHNLAHNPLPKPMSYVALLSDLDRLLEASYKHSLKPQDSNLAEQDSDDIETPQALECYFVDKLLIDIYITITTLSTLDEPTGTLISELSKKIAIARDKGSVKSHTNDVVRYDDSGEVDSTDAWQTAQAQAKPDVFDMSEDIRQIFIEEATESLDELAKIWPVWQQETQDLALVTDVHRNFYNLKGSGRLIGAFSISEMAWAIENLLIHVLNKSLAVNDELIALVAQALEQLPILIENFSHSQPPAVNPANIILQSNNLLSGLPLLHGVPTENNSAKDNEAEENATEAKALQSDFSQSALQSQQLLNATADTATDKDKLETTSPVEADCSEALPISIPAVLRPFIEKTAAMSTDASDADPDIKEIFIEEAYEVLEQITPLYNHWQLDTSDFASLTDVRRGFHTLKGSGRMVGANYSAELAWAIENILNKILDKSLMPSVDMQQLIADVLAAYPDMIDTFAQGEHDYPAIVSLWVAAANAYAQHLGDDFSYSALHSQWTRATSAANETTSSDNIIDSAHDLMSSIDNNAADSAVIDEVDSADAMLKTIYSLNDMISDTAIVATEQSYEEREIFEIFIEEARELLQQINDFITTHQHQPHVPVSDEIVRAFHTLRAASGTNALTAISEVSATIEQSLEHLQKHDTPMNAQHIEALTQSVALIEGYLNTYEQSVQPHASTPATQSKHDVESLQAILDNSEESSPQTDNELSIEQLLALDIDDLLDAEWKLEDKAAELDAELLRAYITKIADQISRLAKNTTALPKFASILSGLQSAYSYLCTHPEAARDSHIQQALIAEHTELVALFDSLAGRMSFKVDQSILEDLQAALSSYQQRHSADIEYGIKSSLEYDTEHSDIESSFKESSADDKALTLTEVSAERYESEATVKTTAVEELQLEVVNTDVELLEIFLEEAQELDSAIAKTFNQWRQQIANSDTLKVLQRHLHTIKGGARMAGIVSIGDLTDAAESLYESFIDNKITVSLQWVSIMQMVQETLSLQLEYVARYQQSFWTYELIEQLKQLEQQDDLPNTVVLKLPILKSPTEASTYNNDESSAKAATLSLAALIEESWPNGLPDADILEVFLEEAEELVENSQKYLQLFLNNMSDVAAVQTLQRDLHTIKGGARMIAANGIADLAHQMESVYEALAIGRRPATQYISELLTSCHDWLTDAVFILKHRVNPTMPTALIKALQDFSRDNVSARHVPIESLQSQISVILSVQAQQVAVRGDIDISQMPTMTGSFAEPERSIDNSDEMIRISGSLVEHMINLSGESAINRARIDMGMSSLTSSLGEMSVTVQRLTDQLRRMEIELEAQILSQIDEKLMESDDFDPLEMDQYSSLNQLSKSLTESASDLSDINNTLLEKTRDNENLLLQLSRTQTELQDGLMNSRMIPFLRLKPRLDLIVRQTANELNKSVDLSIITADDELDRTILERITSPLEHMLRNAVDHGIESSQERLAAGKERSGHIVLEVLREGSEVVIHLSDDGRGIDINKVREKAIAQGLINSNEYQYTDLEIMQYVFNAGITTSNNVTQISGRGVGMDVVASEVRQLGGSVLVNSEVGVGTRVTMRIPLKVAVSDALVVRVADRQYAIPLIQIERVVRVSPEELYNYYQSAEATMQIEGKAYRVRYLNDLISGSKFNELMMNTNISLPVIIVKNSSGQNLALQVDQIAGSRIEVVVKPMGQQLSHLAGISAATIMGDGSVMLILDIIALLRQSTLKTVSPAKAVEAKTSAALERKPTILVVDDSVTVRKVTSRFLERQGLNAVVAKDGVDAMEILQESTPDLILLDIEMPRMDGFEVAAQVRNNQRLQQIPIIMITSRTGDKHRTRAFETGVNDYMGKPFQENELLEKIQALLDIQLDIEQKA encoded by the coding sequence ATGAAAAACCAGCCTAATGATATCGAGATATTAAGATTGTTGTCGCCTTTATCTAAAGAGCAATTATCAAAGTTCTCTAAAGGCTGGCAAAGCGGTTCAGAGACTACTATTGAGCCTATAATCGAGCTGTATAAGACCATCAGTCTTTGTCTAACTGAAGCTGATTATTTGCCTCACTATGTGGCAACTGAGTCTTTACAATCTCAGCACTATAAAAAACTATTGGTAGGATGGCGTCAGCAAGTCCAGCAGCTCTTAGAGCATAATAGCAACCAGCCAGCGATCTTATCAGCTCTAAAAAAATCCTGCCATTATCTATGGCAAGCTATAGACTTATCGCAGGACAATCAAGCTGATAAACAACAGCGTTTATGGTATCTAGCTGAGCTTTGGCTACATAATCTGGCCCATAATCCTTTGCCAAAACCGATGAGCTATGTGGCGCTATTGTCAGATCTAGATCGATTGCTTGAGGCAAGCTATAAGCACTCCTTAAAGCCGCAAGACTCTAACTTAGCGGAGCAAGACTCTGACGATATAGAAACACCACAAGCTTTAGAGTGTTATTTTGTCGATAAGTTATTGATAGATATTTATATTACTATTACGACCTTGTCCACTTTAGATGAGCCTACAGGGACATTAATTAGTGAGTTATCCAAAAAGATAGCTATAGCCCGTGATAAAGGTAGCGTAAAGTCTCATACTAACGATGTCGTACGTTATGACGATAGCGGCGAAGTGGACTCTACTGATGCGTGGCAAACGGCACAAGCTCAAGCTAAGCCGGATGTCTTTGATATGAGCGAAGATATCCGCCAGATATTTATTGAAGAAGCGACAGAAAGCCTAGACGAATTAGCAAAGATATGGCCCGTTTGGCAACAAGAGACTCAAGATTTAGCGCTAGTGACAGATGTCCATCGTAACTTTTATAACCTCAAAGGCTCAGGGCGCTTGATTGGCGCTTTTAGTATCAGTGAGATGGCTTGGGCTATAGAAAACTTACTTATTCATGTATTAAACAAGTCTTTAGCCGTCAATGATGAGCTTATAGCTTTAGTTGCGCAGGCGCTTGAGCAATTACCGATTTTGATTGAGAATTTTAGTCACTCACAACCCCCAGCTGTAAATCCTGCTAATATTATTTTGCAGAGTAATAACTTATTGTCAGGCTTGCCGCTACTTCATGGCGTGCCGACTGAAAATAATTCAGCTAAAGATAATGAAGCCGAAGAAAATGCTACTGAAGCAAAAGCATTGCAGTCAGACTTCTCTCAATCAGCTCTTCAATCACAGCAGTTATTAAACGCTACTGCCGATACTGCTACAGATAAGGATAAGCTAGAAACGACTAGTCCTGTTGAGGCGGACTGTAGCGAGGCTTTGCCTATATCTATACCTGCGGTTTTAAGACCTTTTATAGAAAAGACAGCGGCGATGTCTACGGATGCTAGTGATGCTGATCCGGATATCAAAGAGATATTTATTGAAGAAGCCTATGAGGTGTTGGAGCAGATTACCCCGCTGTATAATCATTGGCAGCTAGATACATCGGATTTTGCTAGCCTGACTGATGTCAGACGTGGTTTTCATACTCTAAAAGGCTCAGGTCGTATGGTAGGCGCTAACTATAGTGCTGAGCTTGCTTGGGCAATAGAGAATATACTCAATAAAATATTGGATAAAAGCCTAATGCCATCAGTAGATATGCAGCAATTGATTGCCGATGTCTTAGCCGCTTATCCTGATATGATTGATACTTTTGCTCAAGGAGAGCATGATTATCCAGCTATCGTGTCCCTATGGGTCGCTGCTGCAAATGCCTATGCTCAGCACTTAGGAGACGACTTTAGTTATAGCGCGCTGCATAGCCAATGGACGCGTGCTACTAGTGCTGCTAACGAGACAACGTCTAGTGATAATATTATAGATAGCGCGCACGATTTAATGAGTAGCATTGATAATAATGCTGCTGATAGCGCAGTTATTGATGAAGTCGATAGCGCTGATGCGATGCTAAAAACCATCTACTCTCTCAATGATATGATAAGCGATACCGCTATTGTTGCCACAGAACAAAGTTATGAAGAACGCGAAATATTTGAGATATTTATCGAAGAAGCAAGAGAGCTGCTGCAACAAATTAATGACTTTATCACCACTCATCAACATCAACCTCATGTACCAGTGAGTGATGAGATTGTTAGAGCTTTTCATACTTTACGGGCCGCCTCAGGGACTAATGCTCTTACTGCTATTAGTGAGGTAAGTGCTACTATCGAGCAAAGCTTGGAGCATTTGCAAAAGCATGATACTCCTATGAATGCTCAGCACATAGAAGCATTAACTCAGTCAGTGGCGTTAATTGAAGGTTATCTAAATACTTACGAGCAAAGTGTGCAGCCCCATGCCTCTACGCCCGCTACTCAAAGTAAGCATGATGTAGAGTCGCTACAAGCGATATTAGATAATTCAGAAGAATCAAGCCCTCAAACCGATAATGAATTAAGTATAGAGCAGCTATTGGCTCTAGATATTGACGATTTATTAGATGCAGAGTGGAAGCTAGAAGACAAAGCTGCTGAGCTTGATGCTGAATTATTAAGAGCTTACATCACAAAAATAGCTGATCAGATTTCACGCTTAGCAAAAAACACCACCGCGTTACCTAAATTTGCCTCAATACTATCAGGATTACAGAGTGCCTATAGTTATCTTTGCACCCATCCTGAAGCGGCTCGGGACTCTCATATTCAGCAAGCATTAATCGCTGAACATACCGAGTTAGTGGCTTTGTTTGATTCTTTAGCAGGAAGAATGTCGTTCAAGGTCGATCAGTCTATACTTGAGGATTTGCAAGCGGCGCTCAGTAGCTATCAACAACGTCATAGCGCTGATATCGAATACGGTATCAAAAGTAGTCTTGAATATGATACTGAGCACTCTGACATTGAAAGTAGTTTCAAAGAAAGTAGTGCGGATGATAAAGCACTGACATTGACAGAGGTGTCAGCAGAGCGTTATGAGTCTGAAGCGACAGTCAAAACTACTGCGGTAGAAGAGCTACAACTAGAGGTCGTAAATACTGACGTCGAGCTATTAGAGATATTTTTGGAAGAAGCGCAAGAGCTTGATAGCGCTATTGCCAAAACCTTTAATCAGTGGCGTCAACAAATTGCTAATAGTGATACCCTAAAAGTATTGCAACGTCATTTGCATACTATAAAGGGCGGCGCACGTATGGCTGGCATTGTTAGTATTGGGGATCTGACCGATGCCGCTGAAAGTCTGTATGAGTCTTTTATTGATAATAAGATAACCGTCAGCTTGCAGTGGGTCAGTATCATGCAAATGGTACAAGAGACCTTATCTTTACAGCTAGAATATGTCGCCCGTTATCAGCAGTCGTTTTGGACTTATGAGCTTATTGAGCAATTAAAACAGCTTGAGCAACAAGATGACTTACCAAACACAGTGGTCTTAAAGCTGCCTATTTTAAAGAGTCCTACAGAGGCTAGTACCTATAACAATGATGAGTCATCAGCAAAAGCGGCAACGTTGAGCTTAGCGGCTTTAATTGAAGAATCTTGGCCAAATGGCTTGCCTGATGCTGACATCTTGGAGGTGTTTTTAGAGGAAGCTGAAGAGCTCGTTGAGAACAGCCAAAAATATCTGCAACTGTTCTTAAATAATATGAGCGATGTTGCAGCGGTACAAACCTTGCAGCGTGACCTACACACCATAAAAGGTGGCGCGCGTATGATAGCGGCTAATGGTATTGCCGATCTAGCGCATCAGATGGAAAGCGTCTATGAGGCTTTGGCTATTGGTCGTCGCCCAGCTACCCAATATATCTCTGAGCTATTAACGAGCTGTCATGACTGGCTGACAGATGCAGTCTTTATCTTAAAGCATCGAGTCAACCCTACTATGCCAACAGCGCTTATCAAAGCGTTGCAAGATTTTAGCAGAGATAATGTCTCGGCCAGACACGTACCTATTGAGTCATTACAAAGCCAGATTAGCGTCATTCTAAGCGTACAAGCCCAGCAAGTAGCGGTGCGCGGCGATATAGATATTAGTCAAATGCCGACTATGACAGGCAGTTTCGCTGAGCCTGAGCGCAGTATAGATAACAGCGATGAGATGATACGTATATCTGGTAGCCTCGTTGAGCATATGATCAATCTATCGGGTGAGTCAGCTATCAACCGTGCACGTATCGATATGGGCATGAGTAGCCTTACTAGTAGTCTTGGCGAGATGAGTGTCACTGTACAGCGTCTCACAGATCAGCTTCGCCGTATGGAGATTGAGCTTGAGGCGCAGATTTTATCGCAAATTGATGAAAAACTGATGGAGTCTGATGATTTTGATCCGCTAGAGATGGATCAATACTCCTCTTTAAACCAGCTGTCCAAATCATTGACAGAGTCCGCTTCAGATCTAAGCGATATTAATAATACTTTGCTCGAAAAAACACGCGATAACGAAAACTTACTATTGCAGCTGTCACGTACTCAAACGGAGCTTCAAGACGGGCTAATGAACTCAAGAATGATACCGTTCTTACGCCTAAAACCTCGTTTGGACTTAATCGTACGTCAAACTGCCAATGAGCTTAATAAGTCGGTAGATTTGAGTATTATCACCGCTGATGATGAGCTGGATAGGACAATCTTGGAGCGTATCACCTCACCTTTAGAGCATATGCTACGTAATGCGGTGGATCATGGCATTGAGAGCTCGCAAGAGCGGTTAGCAGCAGGCAAGGAGCGTAGTGGTCATATAGTTTTGGAGGTATTACGCGAGGGCAGTGAGGTAGTCATTCACCTCAGTGATGATGGCCGCGGGATTGATATTAACAAAGTACGTGAAAAAGCTATTGCGCAAGGGCTGATAAACTCAAATGAGTACCAATATACTGATTTAGAGATTATGCAGTACGTCTTTAATGCAGGTATAACCACCTCCAACAACGTCACGCAAATATCAGGACGCGGCGTTGGTATGGACGTAGTGGCTAGCGAGGTTCGCCAATTAGGTGGTTCGGTATTGGTCAACTCTGAGGTGGGAGTAGGCACACGCGTCACCATGCGCATACCGCTAAAAGTAGCGGTATCTGATGCGTTAGTAGTAAGAGTAGCGGATCGCCAATATGCTATTCCTTTGATTCAGATTGAGCGAGTCGTGCGGGTTAGTCCGGAGGAATTGTATAACTATTATCAATCTGCTGAGGCTACTATGCAGATTGAAGGTAAAGCTTATCGAGTTCGCTATCTAAACGACTTGATATCAGGTAGCAAGTTCAATGAGCTAATGATGAATACTAACATCAGCTTACCGGTGATTATCGTAAAAAATAGCTCAGGTCAAAATCTAGCTCTGCAAGTCGATCAAATCGCCGGATCGCGTATCGAAGTAGTAGTTAAGCCTATGGGTCAGCAGCTATCACATTTAGCGGGCATCTCGGCGGCTACGATTATGGGTGATGGCTCAGTGATGCTGATACTAGATATCATCGCGCTGTTACGTCAATCAACGCTCAAAACAGTATCGCCTGCCAAAGCGGTTGAAGCTAAGACTAGCGCTGCATTAGAGCGCAAACCTACAATCTTAGTGGTTGATGATTCGGTGACAGTACGCAAGGTGACGTCTCGTTTCTTAGAGCGTCAAGGTCTTAATGCTGTGGTCGCAAAAGACGGGGTTGATGCCATGGAGATTTTACAAGAGTCAACGCCCGATCTGATATTACTCGATATCGAGATGCCGCGTATGGATGGTTTTGAGGTAGCCGCGCAAGTCCGTAATAATCAGCGCTTACAACAAATCCCAATTATCATGATTACTTCACGCACGGGTGATAAGCATCGTACGCGGGCGTTTGAGACTGGGGTTAACGATTATATGGGTAAGCCTTTCCAAGAAAACGAGCTACTAGAAAAAATTCAAGCTTTATTGGATATCCAACTAGATATTGAACAAAAAGCATAA
- the minE gene encoding cell division topological specificity factor MinE produces the protein MSKKKGFWSSLFGTDDGRSAGSANMATERLKVIVASENRLNNRLTADRIEKMKREILEVVNKYVNGVQIDDVNINHRSEDSLDVLEMNINLPEHKR, from the coding sequence ATGAGTAAGAAAAAAGGATTTTGGAGTAGTCTGTTTGGTACTGACGATGGCCGTAGCGCCGGTAGCGCTAATATGGCTACTGAACGTCTAAAAGTGATTGTCGCTAGTGAAAATCGACTAAATAATCGCTTAACAGCCGATCGTATCGAAAAGATGAAACGTGAGATATTAGAAGTAGTCAATAAGTATGTCAATGGCGTACAGATTGATGATGTTAATATCAATCATCGCTCTGAGGACAGTCTTGATGTGTTAGAGATGAACATCAACTTACCTGAGCATAAACGCTAA
- the minD gene encoding septum site-determining protein MinD, protein MAKIVVITSGKGGVGKTTTSASFSAGLALRGYKTVVIDFDVGLRNLDLIMGCENRIVYDFVDVINGNARLSQALVKDKQLENLYILPASQTRDKDALTDEGVAEVMAELSKQFDYIICDSPAGIERGAQLAMYHADEAIIVTNPEISSVRDSDRIIGILQSRTKKVEDNQGSVREHLVISRYNAERAAANEMMDIDTISNDILKVPLLGVIPESHSVLEASNHGEPVIHYTDSVAGQCYDDIVARFLGEERPLRHIDVKKKSLLQRWFGG, encoded by the coding sequence GTGGCAAAGATTGTTGTAATCACTTCAGGCAAAGGCGGCGTTGGTAAGACGACGACTAGTGCCTCTTTTTCCGCCGGCCTTGCATTACGTGGCTATAAGACAGTGGTCATTGATTTTGATGTAGGTCTGAGAAATTTGGACTTAATCATGGGCTGTGAAAACCGTATCGTTTATGATTTTGTCGATGTCATCAATGGCAATGCGCGTTTATCGCAAGCTTTGGTTAAAGATAAGCAGCTTGAGAATTTATATATCTTGCCGGCTAGTCAAACCCGTGACAAAGATGCGCTTACTGATGAAGGCGTAGCTGAAGTTATGGCTGAGCTATCTAAGCAGTTTGATTATATTATCTGCGACTCTCCTGCTGGTATCGAGCGCGGCGCTCAACTGGCTATGTACCATGCTGATGAAGCTATTATCGTTACCAACCCTGAGATCTCCTCAGTCCGCGACTCTGATCGTATCATCGGTATATTACAAAGCCGCACTAAAAAGGTGGAAGATAACCAAGGCTCAGTGCGTGAGCATCTGGTGATCAGTCGCTATAATGCTGAGCGCGCCGCCGCTAATGAGATGATGGATATCGATACTATCTCAAACGATATTCTAAAAGTGCCATTACTTGGCGTCATTCCTGAAAGTCATTCTGTGCTTGAAGCTTCCAACCATGGCGAACCGGTTATCCATTATACCGATTCGGTAGCAGGTCAATGTTATGACGATATTGTTGCTCGATTCTTGGGTGAAGAGCGTCCCCTTCGTCATATTGACGTGAAGAAAAAGAGTTTACTACAGCGCTGGTTTGGAGGTTAG
- the minC gene encoding septum site-determining protein MinC, which translates to MTMTDTDNQASTAAPAMNFYGKMLTFSRLQLNTNDLSLVEAQLAKTHSNKASNIPVIIDSGVEQDLPALTELLWSWGLQPIGVVTGILEEQARAQRLAIFPADGKRIERILPTKKSIVKPVVSDSAEAVTTDPSIENQTAVTSASNQVAELPDTHETLLSSEHITSLIYDQMLRSGQSLNHVGGDLILTNSINSGAEAITDNSLHVYGRAQGRLVAGATGDKDARIFCQVFNPSLVSVAGTYCLRDNLPEDIIDKSVQVRFVEGEGLVFTVMDGS; encoded by the coding sequence ATGACCATGACGGATACTGATAATCAAGCATCCACCGCTGCTCCTGCGATGAATTTTTATGGCAAGATGTTGACTTTTTCACGCTTACAGCTAAATACTAATGATTTGAGTCTAGTAGAGGCGCAGTTAGCCAAAACTCATAGCAATAAAGCTAGCAATATACCGGTGATTATTGATAGTGGTGTCGAGCAAGATCTGCCTGCGTTAACTGAGCTATTGTGGTCATGGGGACTACAGCCCATCGGCGTAGTAACAGGTATCTTAGAAGAACAAGCACGGGCGCAGCGTTTGGCGATATTTCCAGCGGACGGTAAGCGTATCGAGCGTATTTTGCCGACCAAAAAATCTATAGTTAAGCCAGTAGTTTCTGACAGTGCAGAAGCTGTAACTACTGATCCTTCTATCGAAAATCAAACCGCTGTAACCAGTGCTAGCAATCAAGTAGCTGAGCTCCCCGATACTCACGAGACTTTGCTTAGCAGCGAGCATATAACCAGTTTGATTTATGATCAGATGCTACGCTCAGGCCAAAGCCTAAATCATGTTGGTGGCGATCTGATCTTAACCAATAGCATAAATAGTGGCGCTGAAGCTATCACTGATAATAGCTTACATGTTTATGGCCGTGCACAAGGACGTCTGGTAGCTGGGGCCACAGGCGATAAAGATGCGCGTATTTTTTGCCAAGTCTTCAACCCCTCTTTAGTTTCGGTAGCAGGTACTTATTGCCTACGGGATAACTTGCCTGAAGATATTATCGATAAGTCGGTACAGGTGCGTTTTGTTGAAGGAGAAGGTTTGGTCTTTACCGTTATGGATGGCAGCTGA